In Calothrix sp. PCC 7507, one DNA window encodes the following:
- a CDS encoding polysaccharide biosynthesis tyrosine autokinase yields the protein MVQTSLNPSLNPAPDTEAGYGQMFAIFLRRFPWFLLVFFTSVTFAALITARTKPTYKSTMQLLVESNYQVKPGTTEAGNQFTESNIQIDAATQLNLMRSSALLQKAVDKLQPQYPNLTVAEIKGALVLNQIKTKEDNVLTKIFQAEYTDKDPEKTQKVLAAIRQVYVEYNKQQQDSRLQKGLQVIREQLKKASDEVNASETNLQRFQRNQNLIDPESQAKALETALNNLEQERRTTRSQYEEALARQQSLQEQLNRSPQNALVASRLSQSTRYQGLLNEIQKTELALGQERLRFTDETPSVQKLKDQLAGQKQLLQQEVGRTLGGSANTVASGETLLEQGQFGQIDLNLAGQLVETQTNIVALTARDQTLAQKESELRFEIKRFPPLLAYYNRILPQLKFSRERLEQLLRAEQQLRQELSKGGFNWEVVEEPQEGLLLGPILQQNLLLGAVVGLMLGGIAAFVREAADDAVHTTAELEKQAALPLLGTTPKLPPAKTRESMIKLPFGKPEVLAPWTIQVLQSPPRWESLDLIYKNIELLNSVTNLKSLMITSPLSDEGKSALALGLAMSAARLHKRVLLIDANLREPSLHKQLNLPNEQGLSTLLASDASLPNQISIQYSGSSYIDIMTAGPIPADAANLLSSPRMMQLMAAFEENYDLVLIDASPVIGLVDAMLTASSCRSVLMVASIGRVTRTQIAQATGMLSKLNLIGVVANGVSNASSTYVPYAKQQRFALQQAVEK from the coding sequence GTGGTTCAAACTAGTCTCAATCCCAGTCTAAATCCGGCTCCCGACACAGAAGCGGGTTACGGACAAATGTTTGCGATATTTTTACGCAGATTTCCTTGGTTTTTACTTGTATTTTTTACATCCGTTACTTTTGCAGCTTTGATCACCGCTAGAACAAAGCCTACCTACAAAAGCACAATGCAGCTGCTAGTAGAATCTAACTATCAAGTTAAACCAGGCACAACTGAGGCAGGAAATCAGTTTACCGAGTCGAATATTCAGATAGACGCAGCTACTCAGCTTAACTTGATGCGGAGTTCTGCACTCCTTCAAAAAGCAGTTGATAAACTTCAGCCTCAATATCCAAACCTAACTGTAGCTGAGATTAAAGGCGCTTTGGTTTTAAATCAAATTAAAACCAAAGAAGATAATGTCCTCACTAAAATTTTTCAAGCCGAATATACTGATAAAGATCCAGAGAAGACACAAAAAGTTTTAGCTGCTATCCGCCAGGTGTATGTGGAATACAACAAACAGCAGCAAGATTCACGCTTACAAAAAGGTCTGCAAGTTATTAGGGAGCAGTTAAAAAAAGCCAGCGATGAGGTGAATGCTTCTGAAACTAACCTGCAAAGGTTTCAGAGAAATCAGAATCTCATCGACCCAGAATCACAGGCAAAAGCTTTAGAAACAGCTTTAAATAATCTTGAACAAGAACGACGCACCACTCGTTCTCAATATGAAGAAGCTTTAGCACGCCAACAATCCCTGCAAGAGCAGCTGAATCGTTCTCCACAAAACGCCCTCGTTGCTTCTCGCCTCAGCCAATCTACGCGCTATCAAGGCTTACTCAACGAAATCCAAAAAACTGAACTGGCTCTGGGACAGGAACGCTTACGCTTCACAGATGAAACTCCTAGCGTGCAAAAGCTGAAAGACCAACTCGCAGGGCAGAAGCAATTATTGCAACAAGAGGTAGGCAGGACTTTAGGGGGGTCTGCTAACACCGTCGCTTCGGGAGAAACTCTCCTAGAACAAGGACAGTTCGGTCAAATTGACCTCAACCTAGCTGGTCAGTTAGTGGAGACACAAACAAATATAGTTGCTCTAACCGCTCGCGACCAAACTTTGGCACAAAAAGAAAGTGAACTGCGTTTTGAAATCAAACGATTCCCGCCTTTGTTGGCTTATTACAATCGCATACTACCGCAGTTAAAATTTAGCCGTGAAAGATTAGAGCAGCTTTTGCGCGCAGAGCAGCAATTACGTCAAGAACTCTCCAAAGGTGGATTTAATTGGGAAGTTGTGGAAGAACCCCAAGAAGGTTTACTGCTGGGGCCGATTCTCCAGCAAAACCTGTTATTGGGTGCAGTAGTGGGGCTGATGTTGGGAGGTATTGCCGCTTTTGTTCGAGAAGCGGCTGATGATGCTGTTCATACCACCGCTGAGTTAGAGAAGCAAGCAGCTTTGCCGTTGCTAGGAACAACTCCCAAGTTACCACCTGCCAAAACCAGAGAATCAATGATCAAATTGCCTTTTGGCAAGCCGGAAGTTCTCGCTCCCTGGACAATTCAGGTACTGCAATCCCCGCCGCGTTGGGAATCGTTGGATTTAATTTATAAAAATATTGAACTGCTTAACTCAGTTACAAACTTAAAGTCATTGATGATTACTTCACCTTTGTCTGATGAAGGTAAGTCAGCTTTGGCATTAGGTTTAGCAATGAGTGCTGCTCGGTTGCACAAGAGGGTACTGCTAATTGATGCCAACTTACGCGAGCCTAGTTTGCATAAACAGCTGAATCTTCCCAATGAGCAGGGGCTTTCAACTCTATTAGCAAGCGATGCCTCTCTACCGAACCAAATTAGTATTCAATACTCAGGCTCATCCTATATTGATATCATGACTGCTGGACCCATACCTGCTGATGCCGCTAATCTCTTGAGTTCTCCACGAATGATGCAATTAATGGCAGCATTTGAGGAAAACTATGATTTAGTACTCATAGACGCTTCGCCAGTCATTGGTTTGGTTGATGCTATGCTCACCGCATCATCTTGTCGTAGCGTGCTAATGGTAGCAAGTATTGGTAGAGTGACTCGAACCCAGATTGCCCAAGCTACAGGCATGTTGAGCAAGTTAAACCTGATTGGGGTTGTAGCAAATGGCGTATCAAACGCTAGCAGTACATATGTGCCATATGCGAAACAACAACGATTTGCACTGCAACAAGCTGTGGAAAAATAG
- a CDS encoding glycosyltransferase produces the protein MKIALVHDYLTQRGGAERVFELLCKRYPEADIFTSIYDPQKTIDISDRLVKTTFLQKVPGAAKYFRLMAPVYFPAFRALNLQDYDLIISSSTSFAKAVRKHPNARHICFCHNVTRFLWDTETYLREYGDYRYFAPLIEKVFRLMRDVDLKYAQEPDLYIANSSIVAHRIQSIYGKQAIVINYPIDISNFVFSDIKEQYYLASARMISYKRLDIIIEAFNWLGWHLLISGDGPEQARLKAKALDNIEFLGHVSDRQRQDLFSKAKSVIVAALEDYGLVPVEANASGTPVIAYGAGGVLDTQIPKKTGVFFTRQTPESLQAALLEAQEITWDYANIRNHAVTNFSETAFFSKVEAIIGQAC, from the coding sequence ATGAAAATTGCTCTAGTCCATGATTACTTAACCCAGCGCGGTGGGGCAGAGCGCGTCTTTGAATTGCTGTGTAAGCGTTACCCAGAAGCGGACATTTTCACTTCTATATATGATCCGCAAAAAACTATTGATATAAGCGATCGCCTCGTCAAAACTACTTTCCTCCAAAAAGTTCCAGGTGCAGCTAAGTATTTTAGATTAATGGCTCCTGTCTATTTTCCAGCCTTTCGGGCCTTGAATCTCCAAGACTACGATTTAATCATTAGCAGTAGTACTAGCTTTGCCAAAGCAGTGCGAAAACACCCCAATGCACGGCACATTTGCTTTTGTCATAACGTCACCCGTTTCTTGTGGGATACGGAAACTTATTTACGCGAATATGGAGACTATCGATATTTTGCCCCATTAATCGAAAAAGTCTTCCGATTAATGAGAGATGTAGACCTGAAATACGCTCAAGAGCCAGATCTTTACATTGCTAATTCTAGTATTGTCGCTCATCGCATTCAAAGTATTTATGGTAAACAGGCAATTGTCATTAACTATCCAATTGATATCAGTAATTTTGTTTTTTCCGATATAAAAGAGCAATATTATCTGGCATCAGCGCGGATGATCAGCTACAAGCGTTTAGATATAATCATTGAAGCCTTCAATTGGCTGGGGTGGCATTTATTAATCTCAGGCGACGGTCCAGAACAAGCACGGTTAAAAGCCAAAGCCTTAGATAATATTGAGTTTTTGGGACATGTAAGCGATCGCCAGCGCCAAGACTTATTCTCAAAAGCTAAGTCTGTCATAGTTGCCGCCTTAGAAGATTACGGATTAGTACCAGTAGAAGCCAATGCTAGTGGTACACCAGTCATTGCCTATGGAGCCGGTGGAGTCTTAGATACTCAGATACCTAAAAAGACAGGAGTCTTTTTTACCAGACAAACACCCGAATCCCTACAAGCTGCATTACTAGAAGCCCAAGAAATCACTTGGGATTATGCAAACATCCGTAATCATGCAGTGACCAATTTTTCCGAAACAGCATTCTTTAGCAAAGTCGAAGCAATCATTGGCCAAGCTTGCTGA
- a CDS encoding NAD(P)H-dependent oxidoreductase, with protein sequence MIIIDRALQARAAAGKPIKVGMIGAGFMGRGIANQIVNSVPGMELVAISNRQINAAKQAYLEAGIEDIQVVANVSNLEDAIAQGKYAVTEDAQLLCQAEGIEALIEVTGAVEFGAHIVMEAIAHRKHVIMMNAELDGTIGPILKVYADKAGVILSACDGDQPGVEMNLYRFVKSIGLTPLLCGNIKGLQDPYRNPTTQEAFAKRWGQKAHMVTSFADGTKISFEQAIVANATGMKVAQRGMLGYDFGGHVDEMTNMYDVEQLKELGGIVDYVVGAKPGPGVFVFATHDDPKQRHYLNLYKLGEGPLYSFYTPYHLCHFEVPLSVARAVLFQDAVMSPLGGPLVDVITTAKIDLKAGETLDGIGYYMTYGQCENSPIVQEQNLLPIGLAEGCRLKRDIPKDQVLTYDDVELPAGRLCDKLRSEQNVYFASEKTLAAVG encoded by the coding sequence ATGATTATTATTGATCGCGCCTTACAAGCTAGAGCGGCTGCAGGTAAACCCATCAAAGTGGGAATGATTGGTGCAGGCTTTATGGGTCGAGGCATTGCCAATCAAATAGTTAATTCTGTGCCGGGAATGGAGTTAGTCGCTATCTCTAACCGCCAGATTAATGCAGCCAAACAAGCTTATTTAGAAGCAGGAATAGAGGATATTCAAGTTGTTGCTAATGTCAGCAACTTAGAAGATGCGATCGCCCAAGGTAAATATGCAGTCACAGAAGACGCTCAGTTACTTTGCCAAGCCGAGGGAATTGAAGCCTTAATTGAAGTCACAGGTGCTGTAGAATTTGGCGCTCACATCGTCATGGAAGCGATCGCCCATCGCAAGCATGTAATTATGATGAATGCCGAACTAGACGGGACAATCGGTCCCATCCTCAAAGTCTATGCAGACAAAGCCGGCGTGATTCTCAGCGCTTGCGACGGCGATCAGCCAGGGGTAGAAATGAACCTCTACCGCTTCGTGAAAAGTATTGGGCTGACACCATTATTATGCGGCAACATCAAAGGACTCCAAGACCCTTACCGCAACCCTACCACCCAAGAGGCATTCGCTAAACGTTGGGGTCAAAAAGCCCACATGGTGACAAGCTTTGCCGACGGCACAAAAATTTCCTTTGAACAGGCGATCGTTGCCAATGCCACAGGTATGAAAGTCGCCCAACGCGGAATGCTAGGATACGATTTCGGTGGTCATGTGGATGAGATGACCAACATGTATGATGTTGAACAACTAAAAGAATTAGGCGGTATCGTCGATTATGTAGTTGGTGCAAAACCAGGCCCCGGCGTGTTCGTATTCGCCACTCATGACGATCCCAAGCAACGCCACTACCTCAACTTGTACAAGTTAGGTGAAGGCCCACTTTACAGCTTCTATACTCCTTATCACCTCTGTCATTTTGAAGTTCCGCTATCCGTAGCACGTGCTGTTCTGTTCCAAGATGCTGTCATGTCTCCCTTAGGCGGCCCACTTGTAGATGTCATTACCACTGCTAAAATCGATCTTAAAGCTGGGGAAACCTTAGATGGCATCGGTTACTACATGACCTACGGACAATGTGAAAATTCCCCCATTGTTCAGGAACAAAACCTCTTACCAATTGGTCTAGCAGAGGGATGTCGCCTAAAACGAGACATTCCTAAAGATCAAGTCCTAACTTACGATGATGTAGAGTTACCAGCAGGCAGACTTTGTGATAAATTGCGCTCTGAACAAAATGTTTATTTTGCCTCAGAAAAAACCCTAGCAGCAGTTGGATAA
- the rfbC gene encoding dTDP-4-dehydrorhamnose 3,5-epimerase produces MIFTKTELKDAFIIDLEEKPDNRGFFARSFCAQEFANHGLKPTVAQCNLSFNYKKGTLRGMHYQTPPAAETKLIRCTKGAIYDVIIDMRPESPTFLSHIGVELTPENRRALYVPEMFAHGYQALTDETEVVYQVGEFYTPGYERGLRYDDPFFKIDWPLEVTVISEKDLNWPLLSMMTVGGETK; encoded by the coding sequence ATGATTTTCACCAAAACTGAACTCAAAGACGCATTTATTATTGACTTAGAAGAAAAACCAGACAATCGTGGTTTTTTTGCCCGTTCCTTTTGCGCTCAAGAATTTGCCAACCACGGATTAAAGCCCACGGTAGCGCAATGTAATCTGTCTTTCAACTATAAAAAAGGCACTCTCAGGGGAATGCACTATCAAACTCCCCCAGCCGCCGAAACGAAATTAATTCGCTGTACTAAAGGCGCTATCTATGACGTAATTATTGATATGCGTCCTGAATCTCCTACCTTTTTGTCACATATTGGTGTCGAACTAACTCCAGAAAACCGCCGCGCTTTGTATGTGCCGGAAATGTTTGCCCACGGCTACCAAGCGCTAACAGATGAAACTGAAGTTGTATATCAGGTAGGTGAATTTTACACCCCAGGTTATGAGAGGGGTCTACGTTATGATGACCCATTTTTTAAAATTGATTGGCCATTAGAAGTCACAGTAATTTCTGAGAAAGATTTAAATTGGCCTTTACTGTCAATGATGACTGTGGGAGGTGAAACTAAATGA
- a CDS encoding NAD(P)-dependent oxidoreductase — protein sequence MKILVTGTEGYLGSLLPPLLIERGHEVIGVDTGFYKVGWLYNGTEVTAKTLNKDIRNITAKDLQDIEAVVHMAELSNDPTGQLSPNITYDINHHGSVRLAKLAKEAGVRRFVYMSSCSVYGVATEGDVTEESPVNPQTAYAECKTLVERDVMPLADDNFSPTFMRNATAFGASPRMRFDIVLNNLSGLAWTTKEIKMTSDGTPWRPLVHALDICKAIACTIEAPRDIVHKQIFNVGDTANNYRVKEIAEIIAEVFVGCQLSFGDSGADNRSYRVSFEKINTVLPGFKCDWNAQLGAQQLFNLFSQIDMTEDTFLFRGFTRLKQLEYLIRTQQIDQDFFWNKK from the coding sequence ATGAAAATACTAGTAACTGGAACAGAAGGTTATCTTGGTTCGTTATTACCTCCTCTATTAATCGAACGCGGACACGAAGTTATTGGCGTAGATACTGGGTTCTATAAAGTTGGTTGGCTGTATAACGGTACTGAGGTGACAGCCAAAACTCTCAACAAAGATATCCGCAACATCACTGCTAAAGATTTGCAAGATATCGAAGCAGTAGTTCACATGGCTGAACTCTCCAACGACCCCACCGGACAACTATCACCCAACATCACCTACGACATCAATCATCACGGTTCAGTTCGCTTGGCCAAACTGGCTAAAGAAGCGGGTGTACGTCGCTTTGTTTATATGTCTTCGTGCAGTGTCTACGGCGTTGCTACCGAAGGTGATGTCACAGAAGAATCACCTGTGAATCCCCAAACAGCTTACGCAGAATGTAAAACTCTGGTAGAACGAGATGTCATGCCACTTGCTGACGATAATTTCTCTCCTACCTTTATGCGGAATGCTACTGCCTTTGGTGCTTCACCCAGGATGCGGTTTGACATTGTTTTAAACAACTTGTCAGGGTTGGCGTGGACTACCAAAGAAATCAAAATGACTAGTGATGGCACACCTTGGCGGCCATTAGTCCATGCACTAGATATATGCAAAGCGATCGCCTGTACAATTGAAGCTCCCCGTGACATTGTCCACAAACAAATCTTTAATGTGGGAGATACAGCAAATAACTATCGAGTTAAAGAAATTGCGGAAATTATTGCTGAGGTTTTTGTCGGTTGTCAACTATCTTTTGGAGATAGCGGTGCAGATAATCGTAGCTACCGGGTATCCTTCGAGAAAATTAACACAGTATTACCAGGTTTTAAGTGTGATTGGAACGCTCAACTAGGTGCCCAGCAACTATTTAACTTATTCAGTCAAATTGATATGACTGAAGATACTTTCTTGTTTAGAGGCTTCACTCGTTTGAAGCAGCTAGAATATCTGATTCGTACACAGCAAATCGATCAAGATTTCTTTTGGAATAAAAAATAG
- the lhgO gene encoding L-2-hydroxyglutarate oxidase, with product MYDFAIIGGGIVGLSTALALGKRYPHARILVLEKESKWAFHQTGNNSGVIHSGIYYKPGSFKAKFCRDGSRSMVEFCQEHGIDHDVCGKVIVATEESEIPRLENLYQRGVENGIEVQKISPEAVKEIEPHVKCVAGIKVFSTGIVNYKQVCEKYAELIQQQGGDLRLNTKVEKILCAGKNQVLETNQGSFETRFVINCAGLHSDRIAKLGQVEPQAKIVPFRGEYYELTPEKRYLVKTLIYPVPNPDFPFLGVHFTRMIDGSVHAGPNAVLSLKREGYKKTDFDLRDFTEVMTYPGFWKLAAKHADEGIQEIIRSFSKAAFTSSLQKLIPEVQSQDLVPTHAGVRAQALMNDGKLVDDFLIVQGQNSVHVCNAPSPAATSSLEIGKAILAQISQHSDIYSVVNS from the coding sequence ATGTATGATTTTGCAATTATCGGTGGTGGAATCGTTGGACTTTCTACAGCACTAGCTTTAGGTAAACGCTATCCTCATGCACGCATTTTAGTTTTAGAAAAAGAAAGCAAATGGGCTTTTCATCAAACTGGTAATAATAGCGGTGTAATTCACTCGGGAATTTACTACAAGCCAGGGAGTTTTAAGGCTAAATTTTGTCGTGATGGTAGTCGTTCAATGGTAGAGTTCTGCCAAGAACATGGTATCGATCATGATGTTTGCGGTAAGGTAATAGTCGCAACTGAAGAATCAGAAATACCGCGCCTCGAAAACCTTTATCAGCGAGGCGTAGAGAATGGTATTGAGGTGCAAAAAATTAGTCCTGAAGCAGTTAAAGAAATTGAACCACATGTTAAGTGTGTAGCGGGAATTAAAGTATTTTCTACAGGCATTGTTAATTACAAGCAAGTTTGTGAGAAATATGCTGAGTTAATTCAACAGCAGGGAGGAGATTTACGTCTCAATACCAAAGTTGAAAAAATCCTCTGTGCAGGCAAGAATCAAGTACTGGAAACCAATCAAGGTAGCTTTGAGACTCGCTTTGTAATTAATTGTGCTGGATTACACAGCGATCGCATTGCGAAATTAGGACAAGTCGAACCCCAGGCAAAAATTGTTCCCTTCCGAGGAGAATATTACGAACTCACCCCAGAGAAACGCTATCTAGTCAAGACTTTAATCTACCCCGTCCCCAACCCAGATTTTCCCTTCCTGGGTGTCCACTTTACACGGATGATCGATGGTAGCGTTCACGCCGGGCCGAATGCAGTTCTCAGTCTCAAACGTGAAGGTTATAAAAAAACTGACTTTGACCTCAGAGATTTTACTGAAGTGATGACCTACCCTGGGTTCTGGAAATTAGCAGCAAAACATGCTGATGAAGGAATTCAAGAAATTATTCGCTCCTTTAGTAAAGCCGCCTTCACAAGCAGCTTACAAAAACTAATTCCAGAAGTCCAATCTCAAGATTTAGTTCCTACCCATGCAGGGGTTCGCGCTCAAGCCTTAATGAATGACGGTAAGCTAGTAGATGACTTTTTGATTGTTCAAGGTCAAAACTCTGTCCATGTTTGCAATGCTCCTTCTCCAGCTGCCACCTCTTCCCTAGAAATTGGTAAAGCCATTTTGGCACAAATTTCTCAACATTCAGATATATACTCTGTAGTGAATTCATAG
- the rfbF gene encoding glucose-1-phosphate cytidylyltransferase — translation MKAVILAGGLGTRLSEETSIKPKPMVEIGGKPILWHIMKIYSAHGINEFIICCGYKGYIIKEYFANYFLHMSDVTFDMRFNQMNVHSGYAEPWRVTLVNTGDNTMTGGRLKLVREHIGNDTFCFTYGDGVSNVNITELIKFHQAQKTLGTLTAVQPAGRFGAISLGQEQTKIANFREKPDGDGAWINGGYFVLEPEVIDLITDSSTVWEKEPLEKLADMEQLSAFKHNGFWQPMDTLRDKNYLEDLWKENQAPWKVW, via the coding sequence ATGAAAGCAGTGATTTTGGCTGGAGGTCTTGGTACTCGTCTCAGTGAAGAAACTAGTATCAAACCCAAGCCGATGGTAGAAATTGGTGGTAAACCAATTCTGTGGCACATAATGAAGATTTATTCTGCCCACGGAATTAATGAATTCATTATTTGTTGTGGATATAAAGGATACATCATTAAGGAGTATTTTGCAAACTACTTCTTACACATGTCAGATGTCACCTTCGATATGCGATTTAACCAGATGAACGTGCATTCTGGTTATGCTGAACCTTGGCGTGTCACCTTAGTAAATACAGGTGATAATACAATGACAGGGGGACGCTTAAAGTTAGTCAGAGAGCATATTGGTAATGACACATTTTGCTTCACCTATGGTGATGGTGTGAGCAATGTCAATATTACGGAGCTAATTAAATTTCATCAAGCACAAAAGACTTTAGGTACATTAACTGCAGTCCAACCAGCCGGACGCTTTGGGGCAATTTCTTTAGGACAAGAGCAAACTAAAATTGCTAACTTCCGAGAAAAGCCAGACGGTGACGGCGCTTGGATTAATGGCGGTTATTTTGTCCTAGAGCCGGAAGTGATTGATTTAATTACTGATAGCTCTACTGTTTGGGAGAAAGAGCCATTAGAAAAGCTCGCTGATATGGAACAGTTATCAGCTTTTAAACATAATGGTTTTTGGCAACCAATGGATACGTTACGAGATAAAAACTACCTGGAAGACCTATGGAAGGAAAATCAGGCTCCTTGGAAGGTATGGTAG
- a CDS encoding tetratricopeptide repeat protein, which yields MQVLRCLPKQEILNLSVSLGRGGEACIYAVPSDGDLVAKVYHKATVAHAHKLQAMLANPPENPTANLGHISIAWPQDLLLTGDGSDRIIGFLMPRIRGMRPIIDFYNPRTRREHCPLFNYQYLLRTARNLAAAFAALHASGYCIGDVNESNILVSDTALVTLVDTDSFQVNDPDSDVVYRCPVGKPEFTPPELQNKIFAQYDREISHDLFGLSVLIFQLLMEGTHPFSGIFQGAGEPPAYEARISAGHFTYSKKRQVPYLPTPIAPAWEILHPSLQQLFVCCFEDGHYNPQLRPSAQSWLSAIAEAEEDLITCSVNPQHHYNNHLDICPWCERSVRLGGRDPFPSTQAIAAREHLKPRVPVKRRYTQQTPRLPYPVNTLQSANHWQPIFHQNTHPSAKKRKYYPVALCLLGFGLLGYLDVMVKFTRPFVGQNAYTQQTLMSPQTNNPKNLNFADYYKQGHAAYKVRDYERAIDNFSQAIAQEPHHAKAHVNRGNARYNLKDYEGALTDYTEALQINPQEVKAFVNRGNVRYVLADFSNDPDKEYNQAISDFNNALRLDNKEIEAYVRRGVVRSQIAKYSGDSQKDYRRAIEDFTQAIKLNASKAEAYFQRGVVYSQIAQYSSDYTREYKQAIADFNHALSINAKLAKAYLKRGIVRYELAQYGGRESEANRMRAIEDLQASAKISLEQEDMDNYQQSLSSICVIIENKCDTLFQSTGILDSAPKAN from the coding sequence ATGCAGGTACTACGTTGTCTTCCCAAGCAAGAAATTCTCAACCTCAGCGTCAGTCTAGGACGTGGTGGTGAAGCTTGTATCTATGCGGTGCCATCTGATGGCGATTTAGTGGCAAAGGTTTATCACAAAGCAACTGTTGCCCATGCTCATAAACTGCAGGCAATGCTTGCCAATCCCCCAGAAAATCCTACGGCGAATTTGGGACATATTTCGATTGCTTGGCCGCAGGATCTGTTATTGACTGGAGATGGTAGCGATCGCATCATCGGCTTTTTGATGCCGCGAATTCGGGGAATGCGTCCCATCATCGATTTTTATAACCCCAGAACCCGCCGAGAACATTGTCCTTTGTTCAATTATCAGTACCTGCTCCGCACTGCACGCAACTTAGCAGCAGCTTTTGCGGCTTTGCACGCCAGCGGCTACTGCATCGGCGATGTCAATGAATCCAATATTTTGGTCAGTGACACAGCATTGGTGACATTGGTAGACACAGACTCATTTCAGGTAAACGATCCAGACAGCGATGTTGTTTACCGTTGCCCAGTCGGCAAACCAGAGTTTACCCCACCAGAGCTACAAAATAAAATTTTTGCTCAGTACGATCGCGAAATTTCCCATGACTTATTTGGGTTATCTGTACTGATCTTTCAACTATTAATGGAAGGGACTCATCCTTTTTCTGGCATTTTTCAAGGTGCTGGTGAACCACCCGCCTACGAAGCACGGATTTCAGCAGGTCATTTCACCTATAGTAAAAAGCGACAAGTACCCTACCTGCCAACTCCCATTGCACCCGCTTGGGAAATCCTCCACCCCAGCTTACAACAACTGTTTGTCTGTTGTTTTGAAGATGGTCACTACAATCCCCAGCTACGTCCTAGCGCTCAAAGTTGGCTCTCAGCCATTGCAGAAGCCGAAGAAGACTTAATTACCTGCAGCGTCAATCCCCAGCACCACTACAACAATCATCTAGACATCTGTCCCTGGTGTGAACGTAGCGTGCGCTTAGGGGGACGCGATCCATTTCCATCAACCCAGGCGATCGCAGCTAGAGAACATCTCAAACCCCGAGTTCCGGTCAAAAGACGCTATACTCAGCAGACTCCGCGCCTACCATATCCAGTCAATACCTTACAATCGGCTAATCATTGGCAGCCAATATTTCACCAAAATACCCATCCTTCCGCCAAAAAGCGGAAATATTACCCTGTGGCTTTATGCTTATTGGGTTTTGGTTTGTTGGGGTATTTAGATGTGATGGTGAAATTTACCCGTCCGTTTGTTGGTCAAAATGCCTACACGCAACAAACGTTAATGTCTCCGCAGACCAATAATCCTAAAAATCTCAACTTTGCAGATTACTATAAGCAAGGTCATGCTGCTTATAAAGTCCGAGATTATGAACGAGCAATTGACAACTTTAGTCAAGCGATCGCCCAAGAACCCCATCATGCTAAAGCCCATGTTAATCGAGGTAATGCTCGTTACAATTTAAAAGACTATGAAGGAGCGCTGACAGACTACACTGAAGCTCTGCAGATCAATCCCCAAGAAGTCAAAGCTTTTGTGAATCGGGGCAATGTCCGTTATGTGCTAGCTGATTTTAGCAACGACCCTGATAAGGAATATAATCAGGCGATCAGCGATTTTAATAATGCCCTACGCCTCGACAATAAAGAGATAGAAGCTTATGTCCGTCGGGGGGTTGTGCGTTCCCAAATTGCTAAATATAGCGGCGACTCTCAAAAAGATTATCGCCGAGCAATTGAGGATTTTACCCAAGCAATTAAGCTCAATGCTTCCAAAGCCGAAGCTTACTTTCAGCGAGGTGTGGTCTATTCTCAAATTGCCCAATATAGCAGCGACTATACCCGCGAATACAAGCAAGCGATCGCTGACTTTAATCACGCCTTAAGTATCAACGCCAAGCTAGCAAAAGCTTACCTCAAGCGCGGTATAGTCCGCTATGAACTAGCACAATATGGTGGTAGAGAATCTGAGGCTAACCGCATGAGAGCGATCGAAGATTTGCAAGCATCTGCCAAAATTTCCCTTGAGCAAGAAGATATGGATAATTACCAACAATCACTCAGCAGTATCTGCGTCATCATCGAAAATAAATGTGACACTTTATTCCAAAGTACAGGTATTTTGGATTCAGCCCCAAAAGCTAACTGA